From a region of the Sesamum indicum cultivar Zhongzhi No. 13 linkage group LG3, S_indicum_v1.0, whole genome shotgun sequence genome:
- the LOC105159131 gene encoding MFP1 attachment factor 1, producing the protein MAEAQQAQSETAATVAAEKYSSVSFSIWPPTERTREAVRNRLIETLSSPSILSKRYGTVSREEAVEAAKLIEEEAFEVAGKAATTDDDGIEILQVYSKEISKRMLEKVKARSGDSPAAPEATPASEAPSKAEEEDAGSTAPPQSEKTESVAGDE; encoded by the coding sequence ATGGCCGAAGCCCAACAAGCTCAGTCCGAGACCGCAGCCACCGTCGCCGCCGAGAAATACTCCAGCGTTTCCTTCAGCATTTGGCCACCAACTGAGCGCACGCGGGAGGCCGTCAGGAACCGCCTGATTGAGACCCTCTCGTCCCCTTCCATTCTGTCCAAGAGGTACGGCACCGTTTCCAGGGAGGAAGCCGTCGAAGCTGCCAAACTCATCGAGGAGGAGGCCTTCGAGGTGGCGGGAAAGGCCGCGACCACCGACGACGACGGGATCGAGATTTTGCAGGTTTATTCCAAGGAAATTAGCAAGCGAATGCTGGAGAAAGTGAAGGCTAGATCTGGCGACTCCCCGGCTGCTCCGGAGGCGACCCCAGCGAGTGAAGCGCCTAGTAAggcggaggaggaggatgCGGGGTCGACGGCGCCGCCCCAGAGCGAGAAAACCGAGTCTGTCGCCGGTGATGAATGA